A region of Armatimonadota bacterium DNA encodes the following proteins:
- the glmS gene encoding glutamine--fructose-6-phosphate transaminase (isomerizing) produces MCGIAGYIGKRNAVDVVIDQIERLEYRGYDSTGVAFLNDDSLRVLKRAGKLAELRKVVETEKPHAERAIAHSRWATHGAPTDLNAHPHFDQEGTVAVIHNGIIENYLELKEELVRAGHTFQSETDSEVAAHIIGQEYAVGVPIEEAVRRALGKLRGAFGFVVISIREPEKIVCTRNASPLILGFGEGENFIASDIPALLPYTRTVAVLDNDLVALVTRDGISAKTADGHPVELAPFDVDWDIASAEKGGYEHFMLKEIHEQPDVVRQCLAGRLGQEEFTIGGLFGEHVWHDIDRVNIIACGTAYHAGLMGKTLFEKLLRLPTDVYFSSEFRYNDPLLSPKSLAVFVSQSGETADSLAALRLCKERRIRTLGIVNVVGSSIAREVDRVLYTQAGPEISVASTKAYVAQCLVLYMLAYHIAQVKEMPGVGVLRGLKALREYPESVQEALESEAAMHDAAKRFVNAPLVFFLGRGADASVALEAALKLKEIAYVPTQECPAGEMKHGPLALIEQGTLAVVGATQADTRDKLASNIRELQARGGHVLGITTKDDALVPPVCDSVCQLPQTGDWFLNALLSVVPLQLFSYYMALERGCEIDQPRNLAKSVTVE; encoded by the coding sequence ATGTGCGGGATCGCCGGCTATATCGGTAAGCGCAATGCGGTCGATGTCGTGATCGACCAAATCGAACGGCTCGAATACCGAGGCTATGATTCGACCGGGGTCGCGTTCTTAAACGACGACTCTTTGCGTGTGCTCAAACGGGCGGGGAAGCTCGCCGAACTTCGCAAGGTCGTCGAAACCGAAAAACCGCATGCCGAACGAGCGATTGCCCATTCCCGGTGGGCCACGCACGGGGCCCCAACCGATCTCAATGCCCACCCCCACTTTGACCAAGAAGGCACGGTGGCGGTCATCCATAACGGCATCATCGAAAACTATCTGGAGCTAAAAGAAGAGCTGGTGCGGGCCGGCCACACGTTTCAAAGCGAAACCGACAGTGAAGTCGCCGCCCACATCATCGGCCAGGAATATGCGGTTGGCGTGCCGATCGAAGAAGCCGTGCGACGCGCTTTGGGCAAGCTCCGCGGAGCCTTCGGTTTTGTCGTCATCAGCATCCGGGAGCCGGAGAAAATCGTTTGCACCCGCAATGCAAGCCCCTTGATCCTGGGCTTTGGAGAAGGCGAGAACTTTATTGCCAGCGATATCCCGGCCTTGTTGCCCTACACGCGGACGGTTGCGGTGCTGGACAACGACCTCGTCGCTTTGGTGACTCGGGACGGGATCAGCGCCAAAACCGCCGATGGCCATCCGGTCGAGTTGGCCCCGTTCGATGTGGATTGGGACATCGCGAGTGCGGAAAAGGGCGGCTACGAACACTTTATGCTCAAGGAAATCCACGAGCAGCCCGACGTGGTTCGGCAATGCCTGGCGGGACGGCTCGGCCAGGAGGAATTCACAATCGGCGGACTCTTTGGCGAGCATGTGTGGCACGACATCGACCGCGTGAACATCATCGCTTGCGGCACGGCTTACCATGCGGGGCTGATGGGGAAGACTTTGTTCGAAAAGCTGTTGCGGCTGCCGACTGACGTTTACTTTTCCAGCGAATTCCGCTACAACGACCCCTTGCTCTCGCCAAAATCGCTGGCGGTTTTTGTCAGCCAGAGCGGCGAGACGGCGGACAGTTTGGCGGCCCTGAGGCTGTGCAAGGAGCGGCGGATCAGGACTTTGGGGATCGTGAACGTTGTCGGATCGAGCATAGCCCGGGAAGTCGACCGGGTTCTTTACACGCAGGCCGGACCAGAGATCAGCGTGGCTTCGACCAAGGCCTACGTTGCCCAGTGCCTGGTGCTCTACATGCTGGCGTACCACATCGCCCAAGTCAAAGAGATGCCCGGCGTCGGTGTCCTGCGGGGCCTCAAAGCGTTACGGGAATATCCGGAGAGCGTCCAAGAAGCTTTGGAAAGCGAGGCCGCGATGCATGACGCCGCCAAAAGGTTCGTCAACGCCCCCCTGGTGTTCTTTTTGGGCCGCGGCGCCGACGCCAGCGTCGCCTTGGAGGCGGCACTGAAACTGAAGGAAATCGCCTACGTGCCGACCCAGGAATGCCCGGCTGGTGAAATGAAGCATGGCCCGCTTGCTTTGATTGAGCAGGGAACCTTGGCCGTGGTGGGGGCCACGCAGGCCGACACGCGGGACAAACTCGCCAGCAACATCCGCGAACTGCAGGCCCGGGGAGGCCACGTTTTGGGGATCACGACCAAGGATGATGCGCTGGTTCCGCCGGTTTGCGATTCCGTTTGCCAACTCCCGCAAACTGGCGATTGGTTTCTGAATGCGTTGCTTTCGGTCGTTCCGCTCCAACTGTTCAGCTATTACATGGCTCTAGAGCGGGGATGTGAGATCGACCAGCCACGGAACCTAGCGAAATCGGTGACTGTCGAATAG
- a CDS encoding glycosyltransferase, whose amino-acid sequence MGGFGPIKRLVFWQNMPSHHQSGVLAALARNHGYEVVWAVQEGLSGERAAMGWPEFADSGVTLVESPETAQAEALLSGRFEETLHIAGGIFGVPLARSAFFTGMRKGCRFALMNEAPLPKGMEAAGGRSLANRVLGGLQPAAQRVVRARYGRQVLFVLAIGAMAEEAYRVFGWGEKVFPYGYFPAGPGEGFQAKTAAEPFTILYLGQFSHRKGADVLVQALAQVSGQGWRAELYGAGELEGDCRAMAGQIKGGVVEIHDFLPWSEAMARLETASLVVVPSRHDGWGAVVGEALMRGVPVVATDQTGSQVLVRGSQPDRGAVAKAESVPDLARILDSWIQRGLMPLERREAIAGWAKCLEPRNAADYLDQVIRWSQGGARPNSPWEPAPETSQPER is encoded by the coding sequence ATGGGCGGCTTTGGTCCGATCAAGCGGTTGGTGTTTTGGCAGAACATGCCCAGCCACCACCAATCAGGGGTACTGGCTGCGCTTGCCCGCAACCACGGCTACGAGGTTGTTTGGGCGGTTCAGGAGGGGCTGAGCGGGGAGCGCGCGGCCATGGGGTGGCCGGAGTTCGCCGATTCTGGTGTGACTTTGGTGGAATCGCCGGAAACGGCACAAGCTGAGGCCTTGCTCTCAGGCCGCTTTGAAGAGACATTGCATATTGCCGGAGGGATCTTTGGGGTGCCATTGGCGCGGAGTGCCTTTTTTACGGGCATGAGGAAAGGGTGCCGGTTTGCCCTCATGAACGAAGCGCCCCTCCCAAAAGGCATGGAGGCCGCCGGAGGGCGTTCGCTGGCGAACCGGGTTTTGGGGGGCCTGCAACCGGCCGCCCAACGGGTCGTCCGGGCGAGGTATGGCCGCCAAGTCCTCTTTGTCCTTGCCATCGGGGCGATGGCGGAAGAGGCATATCGTGTTTTTGGATGGGGGGAAAAGGTTTTCCCGTACGGGTACTTCCCGGCTGGGCCGGGAGAGGGGTTCCAGGCCAAAACAGCGGCAGAACCGTTCACGATCCTCTATTTGGGCCAGTTCAGCCATCGCAAAGGAGCGGATGTTCTGGTTCAGGCTCTGGCCCAAGTTTCTGGCCAAGGGTGGAGGGCAGAGCTCTATGGGGCGGGCGAGCTGGAAGGCGATTGTCGGGCCATGGCGGGACAGATCAAGGGCGGTGTCGTTGAAATACACGATTTTCTGCCCTGGAGCGAGGCGATGGCCCGGCTCGAAACGGCGAGCCTCGTCGTTGTGCCGAGCCGCCATGACGGCTGGGGGGCTGTGGTTGGGGAAGCCCTGATGCGAGGGGTCCCGGTGGTGGCCACCGATCAAACGGGGAGCCAAGTCTTGGTTCGCGGCAGCCAGCCGGACCGGGGGGCGGTGGCTAAGGCGGAAAGCGTCCCCGATTTGGCCCGGATCCTGGACAGCTGGATCCAAAGGGGCCTGATGCCCTTGGAACGCCGAGAGGCGATCGCCGGATGGGCCAAGTGCCTTGAGCCCCGAAACGCCGCGGATTACCTCGACCAGGTCATCCGTTGGAGCCAAGGCGGGGCAAGGCCCAACTCCCCTTGGGAACCGGCACCCGAGACGTCCCAACCCGAACGGTAA